Proteins co-encoded in one Astatotilapia calliptera chromosome 18, fAstCal1.2, whole genome shotgun sequence genomic window:
- the LOC113011184 gene encoding reticulon-4 receptor-like 1: protein MVFQWSLRLIFILLVKTGLAVGCVCPGATIMSQFPSKVPADVCCLNYSGSAFTRVDWSVFTNETNIVTLDLSNCNISSLDISGEEASGASALQKVFLSHNRLKMLPSGFLWRQPSLKELDLAGNLLQELPGDFLMDSNNLQKLFLQENQLNFLPSSILDNPRLQKLELDGNRWDCSCLLVEGLEARREANRTIKLQDLLWNMTCFSPWHLAGRTVLSVKVSDACRPAGLTALFIVLPLLVLSTLLLCWCCGRTRKKKEVPTFSSSKKRPHSSSSNGQKHRSKQQPSAAEQGKAGEGILKNQLLLRPASALLGSTRDIYEEVEIKLGSVESLPRVTSCRSSSTEERQGSQEPDGANNTELDTVSVTEVMKDSADREKAYMTQSTEYYNLVPGIELEDSDHGEYENVATSSSTKE from the coding sequence ATGGTTTTCCAGTGGAGTCTCCGGCTGATTTTCATATTGCTAGTGAAGACAGGACTTGCTGTTGGATGTGTTTGTCCAGGAGCCACCATTATGTCCCAGTTTCCCTCCAAGGTTCCTGCTGATGTGTGTTGCCTGAACTACTCTGGATCTGCTTTCACCCGTGTGGACTGGTCTGTGTTTACCAATGAAACAAACATAGTGACACTGGATCTCTCCAACTGTAATATCAGCTCTCTCGATATCAGTGGCGAAGAGGCTTCTGGGGCCTCTGCATTGCAGAAGGTCTTTTTGAGTCATAATAGACTAAAAATGTTACCAAGTGGGTTTCTGTGGAGACAGCCCAGTCTGAAGGAGCTGGATCTGGCTGGGAACTTACTTCAGGAGCTTCCTGGGGACTTTCTAATGGACTCCAACAACCTCCAGAAGTTGTTTCTACAAGAAAACCAGCTAAATTTCCTCCCTAGCTCTATATTGGACAATCCGAGGCTTCAAAAGTTGGAGCTGGATGGGAACCGCTGGGACTGCTCTTGCTTGTTAGTGGAAGGCCTGGAGGCAAGAAGGGAGGCTAATCGCACCATCAAACTGCAGGATCTGCTTTGGAACATGACCTGCTTCTCTCCCTGGCACCTGGCCGGCAGGACTGTGTTGTCGGTGAAGGTTTCCGATGCGTGTCGGCCAGCCGGCCTCACAGCGCTCTTCATTGTCCTTCCCCTCCTCGTCCTGTCCACCTTGCTGCTCTGCTGGTGCTGTGGGAGGacgaggaagaaaaaagaagtgccTACTTTCAGCAGCTCAAAAAAGAGGCCTCACAGTTCCAGCTCCAACGGCCAGAAGCATCGCAGCAAACAGCAGCCTTCAGCGGCTGAGCAGGGTAAAGCTGGAGAGGGGATCCTGAAGAACCAGCTGCTGCTTCGCCCAGCATCCGCCCTCCTGGGCAGCACCAGGGACATCTATGAAGAAGTGGAGATCAAGCTGGGCTCAGTAGAGTCTCTTCCGCGAGTCACCTCGTGCCGCTCCAGCTCCACAGAGGAGAGGCAAGGCTCCCAGGAGCCTGATGGGGCCAATAATACAGAGCTGGACACGGTGAGTGTCACAGAAGTGATGAAAGACTCAGCTGACAGGGAGAAAGCTTACATGACTCAGTCAACCGAGTACTACAACCTGGTGCCAGGTATCGAACTGGAGGACTCGGACCATGGCGAGTACGAGAATGTGGCGACATCATCTTCCACCAAAGAATAG